Proteins co-encoded in one Jeotgalibacillus malaysiensis genomic window:
- a CDS encoding membrane protein, with protein sequence MSIELFIVLFLIGFVGSYISGMLGIGGSIIKYPMLLYIPPLFGLAAFSAHEVAGISAVQVFFATIGGVWAYRKGGYLNKTLIIYMGISVLIGSLIGGVGSDAMSEAAINTVYGILALIAAVMMFVPKKGREDIPFDQITFNKWLAAVLAFIVGISAGIVGAAGAFLLVPIMLVVLKIPTRVTIASSLAITFIASIGTTIGKVTTGQVDYLPALVMVIASLIAAPLGAKLGKNMNTKILQILLALIILATAIKIWLDILL encoded by the coding sequence TTGAGTATTGAATTATTTATCGTATTATTTCTAATCGGATTTGTCGGTTCTTATATTTCCGGCATGCTGGGCATTGGCGGATCAATTATCAAATATCCAATGCTGCTTTATATTCCGCCTTTATTCGGACTGGCAGCATTTTCAGCTCACGAGGTTGCAGGAATTTCGGCGGTTCAGGTATTCTTTGCCACAATCGGCGGTGTGTGGGCTTATCGTAAAGGCGGTTATTTGAACAAAACATTGATCATCTATATGGGAATCAGCGTCCTGATCGGAAGTCTGATCGGCGGTGTCGGTTCGGATGCAATGTCTGAAGCTGCCATTAATACTGTATATGGTATACTCGCGCTGATCGCAGCAGTTATGATGTTTGTACCTAAAAAGGGTCGTGAGGATATTCCTTTTGATCAGATCACTTTTAATAAATGGCTTGCAGCAGTGCTAGCCTTTATTGTGGGGATTAGTGCAGGGATTGTTGGTGCAGCGGGGGCATTTTTACTTGTGCCGATTATGCTGGTTGTACTTAAAATTCCAACGCGTGTTACAATCGCTTCATCACTTGCAATTACCTTTATTGCGTCAATCGGGACAACAATCGGTAAAGTGACAACTGGCCAGGTCGACTATCTGCCTGCACTGGTCATGGTTATTGCTAGCCTGATCGCAGCGCCTCTTGGTGCTAAATTGGGTAAAAATATGAATACAAAAATACTGCAGATTCTGCTGGCGCTGATTATTTTAGCGACTGCCATCAAAATCTGGCTGGATATTTTATTGTAA
- a CDS encoding ABC transporter translates to MMKTGDDFMTILCQIKDISYSVRERELFQIKELEIRKGDRIGLVGKNGSGKSTLLHLISGQLKPDAGEIFRNGHITLLPQLKNTDTVQSGGEVTQAYINQAFAEDPELLLADEPTTNLDVERVRTLEQHLKRFKGSMVLVSHDRTFLDLLCTKIWEISDGSLKEYKGNYQDYADQKQLEVRQAEAAHEQYERKKKQLEDAIEEKEKRARRATKKPTDGTASEHKNAKPYFAKKQKKLRQTAKALETRLGQMEKVERPKEAPPIKMTLPNESDMKGRPIIRFEEQVMKAGSKRLFDMQPFYLKGGQKTALIGGNGTGKTTLIKSILARREGITVSPAVKFGYFSQNLDILKPDKTILENVMEDAIQTEDIVRTILARLHFYRDDVFKPVHVLSGGERVKVAFAKIFVSDLNVLVMDEPTNFLDIDAVEALEELLKDYRGTVLFISHDRKMVAKLAERVLEIKNGRLTIFDGNLQEFTQHEPKKQNDTADELLKIETKITEVLSRLSIEPNPELDLEFQQLLKKKRALISD, encoded by the coding sequence ATGATGAAAACAGGGGATGATTTTATGACAATACTTTGCCAGATTAAAGATATAAGCTATTCAGTCAGGGAAAGAGAGCTATTTCAGATAAAAGAACTTGAAATTAGAAAAGGTGACCGGATCGGGCTAGTCGGAAAAAACGGTTCAGGTAAATCCACTCTTTTACACCTGATCAGTGGGCAGTTGAAGCCGGATGCAGGAGAGATCTTTAGAAATGGCCACATTACGCTTCTTCCACAGCTGAAAAATACAGATACCGTTCAAAGCGGTGGCGAAGTAACGCAGGCTTATATTAATCAGGCATTTGCCGAGGATCCTGAATTACTGCTTGCCGATGAACCGACTACAAATCTTGATGTGGAACGTGTGCGTACACTTGAACAGCATCTTAAACGCTTTAAGGGATCGATGGTGCTGGTTTCGCATGATCGTACATTTCTAGACCTGCTTTGTACAAAAATCTGGGAAATCAGCGACGGCAGCCTGAAGGAGTACAAAGGTAATTATCAGGATTATGCTGATCAAAAGCAGCTTGAAGTGCGCCAGGCAGAAGCAGCACATGAGCAATACGAGCGGAAGAAAAAACAGCTTGAGGATGCGATCGAAGAAAAGGAAAAGCGGGCTAGACGTGCAACAAAAAAACCGACTGATGGCACAGCTTCTGAACATAAAAATGCAAAGCCCTACTTTGCAAAAAAGCAGAAAAAGCTGAGGCAGACTGCAAAAGCACTTGAAACAAGGCTGGGGCAGATGGAAAAGGTGGAGCGCCCGAAAGAAGCACCGCCCATAAAAATGACGCTGCCGAATGAATCTGATATGAAAGGCAGACCGATTATCAGGTTTGAGGAGCAAGTCATGAAAGCAGGCAGTAAGAGACTATTTGATATGCAGCCTTTTTATCTGAAGGGTGGTCAGAAAACTGCGCTGATCGGGGGGAACGGAACCGGAAAAACAACGCTGATCAAATCGATTCTTGCAAGGCGAGAAGGAATCACTGTTTCACCGGCAGTTAAATTCGGTTACTTCAGTCAGAACCTTGATATCCTGAAACCTGATAAAACTATTCTTGAAAATGTAATGGAAGATGCGATTCAGACTGAAGATATTGTGAGAACAATTCTGGCACGGCTACATTTTTACAGAGATGACGTGTTCAAACCGGTTCACGTTCTCTCTGGTGGGGAGCGGGTAAAAGTCGCGTTTGCTAAGATCTTTGTCAGTGATTTAAATGTGCTCGTGATGGATGAGCCTACCAATTTCCTTGATATTGACGCAGTTGAAGCGCTTGAAGAACTGTTAAAGGATTATCGTGGAACCGTATTATTTATTTCGCATGACCGGAAAATGGTTGCGAAGCTTGCAGAAAGAGTGCTTGAGATTAAAAATGGCAGGCTGACGATTTTTGATGGAAACCTGCAGGAATTTACGCAGCATGAACCGAAAAAACAAAATGATACTGCGGATGAATTATTAAAGATTGAAACGAAAATAACTGAAGTGCTGAGCCGTCTGAGTATAGAGCCAAATCCGGAACTTGATCTGGAATTTCAGCAGCTGCTAAAGAAAAAGCGTGCCCTGATTTCTGATTAA
- a CDS encoding spermidine acetyltransferase, translating to MIYLKKIDKDNWLQAISLKVREDQQTFVASNAVSLAQLNFLPDGFHAQGIYADDEMVGFTLYGIDEDDGEYWMYRMMIDEKYQGKGYGKAAIERVIEEIRQRKEERHATLTLSYEPENTFARDLYTKMGFKEVPGFMVDGEQVARYTF from the coding sequence ATGATCTATCTCAAAAAAATCGATAAAGATAACTGGCTCCAGGCAATCAGCCTGAAAGTAAGAGAAGATCAGCAAACCTTTGTGGCATCCAATGCGGTCTCACTCGCACAGCTGAATTTTCTGCCTGACGGATTTCACGCACAGGGCATCTATGCAGATGATGAAATGGTCGGCTTTACTTTGTACGGAATTGATGAAGATGACGGTGAATACTGGATGTACAGAATGATGATTGATGAGAAATATCAGGGGAAGGGTTATGGCAAAGCAGCCATTGAGCGGGTTATTGAAGAGATCAGACAGCGTAAAGAAGAGCGTCACGCAACGCTGACGCTTTCCTATGAGCCTGAAAATACATTTGCCAGAGATCTGTATACAAAAATGGGCTTTAAAGAAGTGCCAGGTTTTATGGTTGATGGCGAACAGGTAGCCCGCTATACGTTCTAA